AAGCAGTCCGCTGAAAATCAACAGTGATGTATTGTGCACGCGTGGATGTAAGCTGACCAGGCCCGCTGGCATTCTACTGAGCAGGGATGACAATGCAAACAGGAAGTTGATCAGAACACCATCCTGCACACTCCATCCTCTGCCAGACGTGTAGTCAAACACCAGAGCCCGAATCGAGAAGAGTGTGCAAAAATTTATGACTGAACATAAcactacacaaacatacagaggaTTTTTCATGAAATGTAAGTTAGCTTGGAAGGTTTGTAACACATTTCTTATTGATCCTTGTTTGACATTCGTTGCAGAATCATGCTGACGTTGTTGCCCACTAGCAgttaggggggtgggagaaacatATCGGTAGTTTTCTGGCGACTGTGATGGCACCAAGAATGCAGAATGTTCAGTGATGGAATCATCAGGTTTACAACCACTTTCGCTGTCACCACGACAGGAGGGATCCTCAGCGTTTGTTTCTTTGGAGGCTGCTTCTAAATCTTCGGGCTCAGAATCGCTTTTTGGAATATTCCTCAGCAGAACTTCATGGGCTTGTCCTTGATCTTGACTGATTTCTAATCCACCAGAGTCTGAAGAAGTGTTGCCAATCCTTCCTTGCTCAGTGTGAGCATTCTGCTCTGGACCGGATCTGTCCAGGTCGCACTGTCTCTGCTGGAGAGGAACAGTGTTCGTCATCTCTATGTGATCGTCCCCGGTGGCACACAGGGTTTCGTTTCTTGGTGGAGTCGTCAACTGGTCTTGGGTGGATTGGAGGATAGGGGAGGTAAGCAGCAGGCCTAAGACGAAGGTATGCAAGGCAACAGCACTGGCGAACATGAGACTCCCTCTCCACATGTATTCGTCAGAGaagaatctgcacacacacacacacacacacacacacacacacacacacacatacacgccaccCACAtacgtcccccctccctccacactcacacacacatacacacacatatacacacaaacgcacacacgcacacacacatgaatgtgtgtatgtgtgtgtgtgtgtgtgcgcgcgcgcgcgtgtttgtgtgtgtgtgattatttcacACACAATGATGGGCAAAGAACATATTCAGTTAAAGAATTTTTGGGGTGCTGGGTGGCAGGATGTGGGCGCCAGGGGCAGGAATGGGGGGTTGGTTATTTTTCCTGACTCATCAAtttgaaaatgacccattgattttgGAGTGAACCGGTCAAATGATCCGTGGTGtcctgaaccaaacctaaactctgCCACATATATAACACCTGTTGCTCACAACGCTTTATAAATGTGTGAAGAAAATCAGTTCATacaggccccccctccccccccgccctccctcaaaAAACGTTTAATGGGTAGCCATCATACGTGGCTGTGTCTATACTTTTCAAACAGTAAGTCTTACATTATACTGACTGTGCTTCATTGTGTATTTCTAATTTCTTACTTTGTTTAGGAAAtgctacatatatatgtgtgtgtctacgactgtgcacattttatttttcatcgtGTAGTATtaatttattcttcttcattttacgcttagataatgtgtgtgtgtgtgtgtgtgtgtgtgtgtgtgtgtgtgtgtgtgtgtgtgtgtgtgtgttctttaatactgcagttttattattattgttagttttCAGGTATTGAATGTTGTATTTTAATCCAAGGGTGTGCCTAGTTTCTAGTATAGGACAAGGAgtcttcgttcattcattcattcattatgcatgtgtatatgtgtgatcaTTTCACACACAATGATGGACAAAGCACAAATTCAATTACAGAGGGAAAAgcggggtagaggatgaggtatgtgtgtgtatgcatgcctacactgtgggagcaacggaatattggaaggtgcgggtgtatatatatatatatatatatatatatatatatatatatatatatatctttgtatatatgtgtgtggggatgggggtgggggatatgggcgtatgtgtgtgtgcttgtacaaataagtgtccatctgtgtgtgtttgtgtgtgtgtgtgccgtagaagcttcgatacgtagcctagaaatgagtatgtggaggaggggcgtagaggaggtgcagggtaatttatgtgtatttgactgtgctttcatatctgtgaaactgcatgtttggtgcatatctgttatgcatatgtgggtgaatgtgtggctccatgttttacatttatttgcttatttatcatcattgttgtctttttatttatttatttatttactactactactactactttttatattataattattatttatttattcatttatttatttatgtacgcttatggttgacttcatcacgtttttgcgccttatacatattattagtagtggtagcaattattttttttatgtatttatctattatttattcacccccttttttttctcaaggcctgactaagcgcgttgggttacgctgctggtcaggcatctgcttggcagatgtggtgtagcgtatatggatttgtccgaacgcagtgacgcctccttgagctactgaaactgaaactattactattattattattattattattattatcatcatcatcattattattactatttttactattgatattgttattgccattatttatgtatttgatcatTTGATTATTCACCTATGTTTTAAACTCTCCTTGATTTTACGGGCTTatttattgtaacctacttgtttatatttgaaggtcgttttacatttctttttgtaatttcttataacgagtgtgaaatggagactgatggcgggcgcatctgagcgtatgcaaatcagctgaatggcttatgtatgtctatatttgtactatgtAGAATTTAACTGCGTGCCagcacaccaagcatctccttttaaggacagtgaattatcttgtgatcttgtgagtGCTCATCTTTCTTTAGTAAGCTGTGAGTGATCCATTGGTAATGTTTTCTGTTGCCATCCTTCATCAGTGTGATCACAGAGCAAGACGTCATCAATCAAACTTCTCCCTAAAGTCAACAGGACATTTATttgtctgccttcttcttcttcttcttctgcattcgtgggctgcatctcccacgttcacttgcatgtacacgagtgggcttttacgtgcatgaccgtttttaccccgccatataggcagccatactccgctttcgggggtgtgcatgctgggtatgttcttgtttccataacccaccgaacgctgacatggattacaggatctttaacgtgcgtattagatcttctgcatgcgtttacacacgaagggggttcaggcactaagcaggtctgcacagatgttgacctgggagatggtaaaaatctccaccctttacccaccaggcgccgtcaccgtgattcgaacccaggaccctcagactgaaagtccaacgctttaaccactcggctcttgcgcccgtCCATTTGTGTGCCTATGTGATTAGTTTTCCCCTCAACCAGTCATGGATCTGAAACACTACAAGAGCAAGAATGAGAACAATGAACCACTGACACAGCAATCAatcaatggagtctcccgtcggaccgacggatgagtagtcaggcaggcttatctgtcggtgtgtgtcctcatgtgggagaagaggccgattctggatgcacagcacttcccacaggtgttgccagggaaaacgtctccagaagttgagccctgcttccttcgttcacgcttctcctttactaatggccagcgttctcttgttttgaaacgtctttatgccactagagcacagcatcctccagtgacagcggtcaagggcattagtttcccaggaagcgatgtctatgtcacaggctttgaggtttgtcttcaaggtgtccttgaagcgcttgcagggtcttccaagttcacggtggccttccttcagctggccatacaaaagcatcttcgggatcttgctgtctgtcatgcggacaacgtgtcctgtccagcgtagtgtgaaattcggactgctctccccagggagagcgcgtcgctacactacagcgccacactgaCACAGCAGTAACTGGTAAACACACTTCTGACTCAGATACTTACCGCACcgaaacaaacagacggacggacagacagacagacagactggaagacagacggACCTGTAAAGAACGGGTGTGCTCAAATTAAACAGGCCAGCCGTCGCAGCCAAGGCAGAGGACAAGAACCCAGTTCTCTTCTGGAAACGACGAAGTGCGATAGATATAGAGGACAGGTGTATAATGCAGAACccgcttcctgcacacacacacacacacacacacacacacacacacacacacacacacactggccgactagttagtttgttttatttcgtttgcaTTTTCTTTATGctaactgaggagagaggaacaggggaaagtagtgatgactgAAAGGCATGGGTGGAGTGGAGAAAATGATGGATTTTCGTCAaaaaatgtggatagacgttaagcaaaagaacacacacacacacacacacacacacacacacacacacacacacacaccagagagaaaaggagagagagagagagagagaggtcaaagcCAGAGTCAAAagatgttttaattgtcaggtcTCTGGCCCATAtcaacaagtgagagagagagagagagagagagagagagagagagatggactcaGGCACATAATGAATGAACGCATGTGACTATGCATGCAATCTGACTGAGACATCCTCCGTGTCATATTTGTTCACTTATGCATGTGTTTTTGGTCTTTCTTATCTGTGTAGTGTACAATTTCAAACGGAAGACTACATAGAGGTGAGAGtaaggacactttttttttttaccacgaacACATCGGGATACACGATTTTCCAGTGTGGGATATGgtacattctttttcttcttcgtcgtcgtcgtcgttgtcttcttcttcttcttcgtctcttcttcttgttctgcttcttcttcttgttattgagTTAATTATCGttggttattatttttatttgataTTGTCTCTCGTTTCTGTTTTGAgttcatgtgtgttgttgttgttgttgttgttgttgttgctgttgttgttgttgttgttgctgctgctgctgctgctgctgctgagttcaATGCAGGTGGGAAGACAGACTTaaataaaaatgatataaaactaagcgcgcgcgcgcgcacacacacacacacacacacacacacacacacatgcagacagataatACATTTACACGACTTCCCAACCTGCGACAACTCCAACGCAGAAGATAAGGACGGGCAGGGAAGGGGCATAACTCCCAGCGAGCAATCCCACCGTCGACAGGAAGCTGCCCAGCATGAGGCATCTGCGCTCTCCCAACTTCCGCTCCAGCACACCAGCAAACAATCCTGTAGGTGGAGACAGACCAGGGTTTGACACGATACGATTCATGACCACATGATAGGATACGACAGGTTCAGTTtgcttcaaggaggcgtcaaagcgtgcaaaCTGGTCTATTAtaggccacaccacatctgcttgaaaacaggagggggaggtgtgaggggttggatgggggtaggagggggcggggagggggggggagcagctgCCTGCCGTAGCCACTGAACAAAAATGCCGATCAGGCCTGCAGCAGGACACGATACTGTACGATCCAAATAGATGTgacacgataccatacgataagatacaatatgatacgcgatacaatacgatatttATAGGATAGGATACTTTTCCTATGGACTGCCGATGCTGCATgtatggggcagcaaaaagaaaaattaatgaaaaaaaacaaaaaaactggcaaATGTAGGACACTTTGCAATATGATATAATAAAGTAGGATAAGATACGTCATGATACAAGGTGTGATTGGAGACACAGTCCTGCCTGTTTTCGCCGTTAATGAATAAGGAGTCTGACATTTCTCAGTCGATGCAAGCTGTGGCCTGCTTGGTTACGTGAAAGATGATCAGAGGTCAGAAGAACAACCTCTTTCCTCCATGGAAGCTCTGGGGTAATCCATTCCAACCATGGAAAATAAAAATTTGATAATATTGCTTACCTCATTACGCTGTTGAAATGAATTTCCACGTAGATAAGTGGCATTGATGAAGTCGAAAAACGGCAAACATATAAGTTTCCTTCGCTCAAGTTATCTTTTCTTTTgcagctgtctgactgagaaaATAGTTGTTGTTGCCaaccgccgtggcaaagtggttagcgtcgcggactgacggctgggaggacagtttcgaatcccagcggaggtgggtttttcgatCAGCGGctagctcctacccagagttgagtgtgctatgggccttaatgggaagactgggacctcacacagtcgagtatcatccacttcacggatgcatctttgggtgtgttgctctaattctctgaccaacactgcaattgtctatctctcgggcctggttgacgctgggatatcattatgacaggaagcgtagtgtacagccttgtcacttAGTCCCAGACCTAAATGGACATCCATAGCagtatcttcatcatcctcgtcgtcatcctcatcttcttctttcatcatcaatATGAAGAAAAGTCCCAAAttgtagcctttcatgccctgctctcatggtgactcaGTTTTGATATCCCTCCATTTCTGCGCTAGGattgagtcttgtcaaggtcttcagtgtcggcggattcatggaaGACTGTTgttggaaggacgtggtggcgatcgccactctgggggagacgctcactcagtcaggctccgcgactaagccattactgtcgtcagtagaaggcttagtaggtagtgtcctaaataagttaaatcagaacaggcactacctaACAccacgaagtgactcagcagcagtgtagcctcctggcgatctaacatcgatggttccctgtggactgccggcgctggaactgagacagacgaacctgggtgtggccgcgtatgggggactcggaatgagcggcgtgggagtaatgccactgaaacggtacagatgacagggcagcaacaacaacaacaaaactctttGTTGCTTTTGGGTTTTCTCGACCTGAATCCGCACTTTTATCAGTGTTAACACATTGCCAGGGCTTGTTTGTAGTGTAGACGATACGTGGGTGAAACCTTACCCACGCAAGCGCTTGCAGCAACTTTTGATTCGCATCAAAGCATGTTGGGGCGCCGTGTTCTGGTAGAACTGGTGAGGGACTGGACTTCTGGTGTCCCTAGTTCAcgagtgatcagagttcgagactCCGTTTTGGCCTGGAGTTTTGTCCCTTGGAAAGGCACTGCACTCcagttttcttcactccaccctggCGTGAACTTGCCTCTGACTTTGGTCGGACAAGACAAACATGAAGGAAGGGACTGGATTTGGCCCTGCGTTCCTATGCCTAGTTttagacacagtgaacatgaaattACTGCTCTTACGATTGTAAGATGTCTGCTGGACATTAATCCATAACCATATATCAAACGACTGCACCTTCCCTGAAGCAGTAACAGTAAAcgtggcagcgcccaacccccgggcaacggctttgacaggttggctaaactaggtgagggtagccgatgggtctcaaaccctcggtgagttaggacttgtctacccaagcatgtgaagactggatccggcggactctgcggaagaaaccttcatggttcaacggagaggaaggcggttgcagcagagcactgtggagtgctgagggcaggatgaggcacataggacatcctggtcatccactgcatccgtttccatcttcagtcgtcttgacctcgtcttgccactggatacagatggtctcggacatgagagtgaggtcgacggtgcgcagctcctcctcactataaacaaagtcatcgcgcaagtcatcagtcatccttcaccccataccatcattttccccaagccctgtggcgacaggcgagcgacgaagcgacaggtgtgggtacactggcagtcgtagccgcggacctgcacacaggcggctcaggccatagggtcgtttttcaccgactggagcagcggtggagatcggcagccccctgagcgactgagcagccctcttcaggacagcactgctcacctccatggcatgaggaaggggctagaaaaggtgccctaaacattgcctgctccacaccgccctagtcagcataccgcggctgacggggaccctactcaagcggtcgacacacaaaggaaagaaagaagaaaacaaggagcaccccattgaccattgcca
This portion of the Babylonia areolata isolate BAREFJ2019XMU chromosome 16, ASM4173473v1, whole genome shotgun sequence genome encodes:
- the LOC143290921 gene encoding uncharacterized protein LOC143290921 isoform X1; the protein is MSERWTRVKMSKTSVLKSFLFGLCACINFSISVTLMIAMNTLFTDWLTYFQADKGTVSAVQATCVGLYFGGGLFAGVLERKLGERRCLMLGSFLSTVGLLAGSYAPSLPVLIFCVGVVAGSGFCIIHLSSISIALRRFQKRTGFLSSALAATAGLFNLSTPVLYRFFSDEYMWRGSLMFASAVALHTFVLGLLLTSPILQSTQDQLTTPPRNETLCATGDDHIEMTNTVPLQQRQCDLDRSGPEQNAHTEQGRIGNTSSDSGGLEISQDQGQAHEVLLRNIPKSDSEPEDLEAASKETNAEDPSCRGDSESGCKPDDSITEHSAFLVPSQSPENYRYVSPTPLTASGQQRQHDSATNVKQGSIRNVLQTFQANLHFMKNPLYVCVVLCSVINFCTLFSIRALVFDYTSGRGWSVQDGVLINFLFALSSLLSRMPAGLVSLHPRVHNTSLLIFSGLLGSFAVCLIGQVYSFTLAAVFYACMGMGYGVTMGMFPAAVMDTVGKRHFSIGFGMSSTVMGIFVVVIGILTGVLVDLLQSYSLLSLVYGVVNLASTISLLVAFIWCRR
- the LOC143290921 gene encoding uncharacterized protein LOC143290921 isoform X3 translates to MPLPCPSLSSALELSQKRTGFLSSALAATAGLFNLSTPVLYRFFSDEYMWRGSLMFASAVALHTFVLGLLLTSPILQSTQDQLTTPPRNETLCATGDDHIEMTNTVPLQQRQCDLDRSGPEQNAHTEQGRIGNTSSDSGGLEISQDQGQAHEVLLRNIPKSDSEPEDLEAASKETNAEDPSCRGDSESGCKPDDSITEHSAFLVPSQSPENYRYVSPTPLTASGQQRQHDSATNVKQGSIRNVLQTFQANLHFMKNPLYVCVVLCSVINFCTLFSIRALVFDYTSGRGWSVQDGVLINFLFALSSLLSRMPAGLVSLHPRVHNTSLLIFSGLLGSFAVCLIGQVYSFTLAAVFYACMGMGYGVTMGMFPAAVMDTVGKRHFSIGFGMSSTVMGIFVVVIGILTGVLVDLLQSYSLLSLVYGVVNLASTISLLVAFIWCRR
- the LOC143290921 gene encoding uncharacterized protein LOC143290921 isoform X2, which encodes MSKTSVLKSFLFGLCACINFSISVTLMIAMNTLFTDWLTYFQADKGTVSAVQATCVGLYFGGGLFAGVLERKLGERRCLMLGSFLSTVGLLAGSYAPSLPVLIFCVGVVAGSGFCIIHLSSISIALRRFQKRTGFLSSALAATAGLFNLSTPVLYRFFSDEYMWRGSLMFASAVALHTFVLGLLLTSPILQSTQDQLTTPPRNETLCATGDDHIEMTNTVPLQQRQCDLDRSGPEQNAHTEQGRIGNTSSDSGGLEISQDQGQAHEVLLRNIPKSDSEPEDLEAASKETNAEDPSCRGDSESGCKPDDSITEHSAFLVPSQSPENYRYVSPTPLTASGQQRQHDSATNVKQGSIRNVLQTFQANLHFMKNPLYVCVVLCSVINFCTLFSIRALVFDYTSGRGWSVQDGVLINFLFALSSLLSRMPAGLVSLHPRVHNTSLLIFSGLLGSFAVCLIGQVYSFTLAAVFYACMGMGYGVTMGMFPAAVMDTVGKRHFSIGFGMSSTVMGIFVVVIGILTGVLVDLLQSYSLLSLVYGVVNLASTISLLVAFIWCRR